The genomic window GCTTGGCGCGCAGGTCCTCGTTCTCGCGGAGCAGACGCGTCAGCTCGGATTCGACCTCGTCGAGAAAGGCATCGACCTCGTCCTCGTCATAGCCTTCTCGGAGGCGGACGGTCGTGAACTGCTTGTTCCGCACGTCCTCGGGGGTCAACGGCATCTCTTCTTCACCTCTACGTAGTCGTCGGCAGTCGGCAAGACCGTATCGTTCACACGCCACTCCCCACGCTGCGCACGATGGAGATCAGGATGTAGACGATGATCATCAGAACGAAGAAGGACAGGTCGAGTGCCACGCCCCCGAGACGCAGCGGCGGGATGAACCGCCGCAGAAGCTTGAGCGGTGGATCGGTGACAGTGTAGGTGGCCTCCAGGACGACCACCATCGCCTTGCCGGGTTGC from Streptomyces formicae includes these protein-coding regions:
- a CDS encoding YggT family protein; this translates as MGVAVDVIYIALVCFLVVLIFRLVMDYVFQFARSWQPGKAMVVVLEATYTVTDPPLKLLRRFIPPLRLGGVALDLSFFVLMIIVYILISIVRSVGSGV